The following coding sequences lie in one Pseudomonas monsensis genomic window:
- a CDS encoding LysR family transcriptional regulator, with product MNPFEDMRIFCQVMDSGSFTAAAEQLGLSKQFVSRRLMQLEERLGVRLLNRSTRRLDVTPLGQSYYESALRLLSEVEQVEQGIAGQTAEPRGTIRLSAPLSFAVAHLGCLLPMFLQRYREVTVEVDLSDRPVDLLGEGYDLALRIGVLEDSTLIARRIASIERVYCASPAYLAERGTPLKPEELHSHDCLPYGHGRSVQWRFNAGQGKPLLVNVTGRMRVNNGELLRDAAVQGLGITYLPTFIVGAALKDGRLVPVLDDLRPEPLTLSAVYPQHRQASRPVQALVEFLRERLNESHVAL from the coding sequence ATGAACCCGTTCGAAGACATGCGTATTTTTTGCCAGGTCATGGACTCCGGCAGCTTCACCGCAGCAGCCGAGCAGTTGGGGCTGTCCAAGCAGTTCGTCAGCCGCCGCTTGATGCAACTGGAAGAGCGCCTCGGGGTGCGGCTGTTGAACAGATCGACCCGGCGCCTGGACGTGACGCCGCTGGGCCAGAGCTATTACGAATCGGCGCTACGGCTGTTGAGCGAAGTTGAACAAGTGGAGCAGGGCATTGCCGGGCAGACCGCCGAGCCACGCGGAACGATTCGCCTGAGTGCGCCGCTGTCGTTTGCCGTGGCGCATTTGGGGTGCCTGCTGCCGATGTTTCTGCAGCGCTATCGCGAGGTCACGGTGGAGGTGGATCTGAGCGATCGGCCAGTGGACCTGCTCGGTGAAGGTTATGACCTGGCGCTGCGCATCGGCGTGCTGGAAGACTCGACGCTGATCGCCCGGCGCATCGCCTCCATTGAGCGCGTGTATTGCGCCAGCCCGGCCTACCTTGCAGAACGCGGCACGCCGCTCAAGCCGGAAGAGCTGCACAGCCACGACTGCCTGCCTTATGGCCACGGTCGTTCGGTGCAGTGGCGCTTCAACGCAGGGCAGGGCAAACCGTTGCTGGTGAATGTCACCGGGCGTATGCGCGTGAACAACGGCGAGTTGCTGCGTGATGCGGCGGTGCAGGGGTTGGGCATTACCTATCTGCCGACGTTCATCGTGGGTGCGGCGCTGAAGGATGGCCGCTTGGTGCCGGTGCTGGATGACTTGCGCCCAGAGCCGCTGACGTTATCGGCGGTGTATCCGCAGCATCGCCAGGCTTCGCGGCCGGTGCAGGCATTGGTGGAGTTTTTGCGCGAACGGTTGAACGAGAGCCACGTCGCCCTCTGA
- the gspG gene encoding type II secretion system major pseudopilin GspG, producing the protein MKLQYRPRGQRGFTLLELLVVLVVLGLLAGIVAPKYFAQLGRSEVKVAKAQIEGLSKALDIYRLEVGHYPSTEQGLQALVTAPSDEAKWTGPYLQKKLPQDPWGRNYTYRYPGENSEYDLLSMGKDGQPGGEGENAEVTNWQ; encoded by the coding sequence ATGAAGCTGCAATATCGTCCGCGTGGCCAACGCGGTTTTACCCTGCTCGAATTGCTCGTGGTGCTGGTGGTGCTCGGCCTGTTGGCCGGGATCGTCGCGCCGAAATACTTCGCCCAACTCGGTCGCTCGGAAGTGAAAGTGGCCAAGGCGCAGATCGAAGGGCTGAGCAAAGCGCTGGATATCTATCGACTGGAGGTCGGTCACTACCCGTCCACCGAACAGGGCTTGCAGGCCTTGGTCACCGCACCGAGTGACGAGGCGAAATGGACCGGCCCGTATTTGCAGAAAAAACTGCCGCAGGACCCGTGGGGACGTAATTACACCTACCGCTATCCCGGCGAAAACAGCGAGTACGACCTGCTCTCGATGGGCAAGGACGGCCAGCCCGGCGGCGAAGGTGAAAACGCCGAAGTGACCAATTGGCAGTGA
- a CDS encoding type II secretion system F family protein, which yields MRFHVKAVGKAGVVSLSVEAPGDSEARRIAEDQGLRVLSSHADKHWRSLKLRQRETFNLVLFSQELTTLLNAGLPLIDALESLAEKETAPAARKTLSELVRLLYEGKSFSQALGQLSAVFPPLYVALVQSSEKTGAVGDALGRYVSYRQRMDEVRQKIISASIYPMLLLIVGGGVVLFLMGYVVPRFSLVFEGLGNNLPWLSQVLMSSGMFLHAHQAEFFGGLAALVIALAVLQKQPAFRRGLDRLVEKLPAVHQRIFMYELARFYRSLGILLQGGIPLVTAMSMVRGLLTVASRVRLDQACERVREGQSLSTALELNHLVTPVSLRLLRAGEQSGNLGQMMERSADFYDEEISRWLEWFVKLFEPLLMTFIGLLIGVIVILMYIPIFELASSIH from the coding sequence ATGCGATTTCATGTGAAAGCGGTTGGCAAGGCGGGCGTGGTGTCGTTGAGCGTGGAAGCGCCGGGTGACAGCGAGGCGCGGCGGATCGCCGAGGACCAGGGTTTGCGTGTGCTCAGCTCGCACGCCGACAAGCATTGGCGCTCGCTGAAACTGCGTCAGCGCGAGACCTTCAACCTGGTGCTGTTCAGCCAGGAGCTGACCACCCTGCTCAATGCTGGCCTACCGCTGATCGATGCGCTGGAAAGCCTCGCCGAAAAAGAAACCGCCCCCGCCGCCCGCAAAACCTTGAGTGAGCTGGTGCGCCTGCTGTACGAGGGCAAATCCTTCTCGCAGGCGTTGGGCCAGTTGTCGGCGGTGTTCCCGCCGCTGTACGTGGCGCTGGTACAGTCCAGCGAGAAGACCGGCGCGGTCGGCGATGCGCTGGGTCGTTACGTCAGTTACCGCCAGCGCATGGACGAGGTGCGCCAGAAGATCATCAGCGCCTCGATCTACCCGATGTTGTTGCTGATAGTCGGCGGTGGCGTGGTGCTGTTCTTGATGGGGTACGTGGTGCCGCGTTTCAGTCTGGTGTTTGAAGGGCTGGGGAATAACCTGCCGTGGCTGTCGCAGGTGCTGATGAGCAGCGGCATGTTTTTGCATGCGCATCAGGCCGAGTTCTTCGGCGGGCTGGCAGCGCTGGTCATCGCCCTTGCCGTGCTGCAAAAACAACCGGCGTTTCGCCGCGGGCTGGACCGGCTGGTGGAGAAACTGCCGGCCGTGCATCAACGGATTTTCATGTATGAACTGGCACGCTTTTATCGTTCGCTGGGGATTCTGTTGCAGGGCGGGATTCCGCTGGTGACCGCCATGAGCATGGTGCGCGGCTTGCTCACCGTGGCGTCGCGGGTGCGCCTGGATCAGGCCTGCGAACGGGTGCGCGAGGGGCAATCGCTGTCCACCGCGCTGGAGCTCAATCACCTGGTGACACCGGTGTCCCTGCGCCTGCTGCGCGCCGGCGAACAGTCCGGCAACCTCGGGCAGATGATGGAGCGCAGCGCCGATTTCTACGACGAGGAAATCAGCCGCTGGCTGGAGTGGTTCGTGAAGTTGTTCGAACCGCTGCTGATGACCTTCATCGGCCTGTTGATCGGGGTCATCGTGATCCTGATGTACATCCCGATTTTCGAACTGGCTTCGAGTATTCACTGA
- a CDS encoding lytic transglycosylase domain-containing protein has translation MKFLASGLLGCVLLSGAAQADVFISVDAKGSYVLSNVHRPGRIYERVIHEADAAVASLDQQPQMIANQPYAELVSAAAKVNQLPEALLHAVINAESHYNPGATSAKGAGGLMQLMPDTARELGVTDVYDPKANIQGGARYLKRLMTLFDNDIALAVAAYNAGPDAVLSRGRVIPPFAETQRYVPNVLRQYRRLQGLAMDAPL, from the coding sequence ATGAAATTTCTTGCCAGCGGATTGCTCGGCTGTGTGCTGCTCAGCGGCGCCGCGCAAGCCGATGTGTTCATCTCGGTGGACGCCAAGGGCAGCTACGTGCTGTCCAACGTGCACCGGCCCGGACGCATCTACGAACGGGTGATTCACGAGGCTGACGCCGCAGTGGCCAGCCTTGATCAGCAGCCGCAAATGATCGCCAACCAGCCTTACGCGGAACTGGTGTCGGCGGCGGCCAAGGTCAATCAATTACCCGAAGCGCTGTTGCACGCGGTGATCAACGCAGAATCCCACTACAACCCCGGCGCGACCTCAGCCAAAGGCGCGGGCGGGCTGATGCAGTTGATGCCCGACACCGCGCGCGAGCTGGGCGTCACTGACGTCTACGACCCCAAGGCCAACATCCAGGGCGGGGCCAGATACCTCAAGCGTCTGATGACCCTGTTCGACAACGACATCGCCCTTGCCGTGGCGGCTTACAACGCCGGGCCGGACGCGGTGCTCAGCCGTGGCCGGGTGATTCCGCCGTTCGCCGAAACCCAGCGCTACGTGCCGAACGTGTTGCGCCAGTACCGGCGTTTGCAGGGCCTGGCCATGGATGCGCCGTTGTGA
- a CDS encoding mechanosensitive ion channel family protein, with amino-acid sequence MSFLLTHLLSLSALLLVLDALLWHFSPFTHRAPRVGVRLVLFLTFTALVINAGVSPLQAPLLADDRVAQLGATALGIVWWLYAARVLTEVIGLVLMRRIGHSGRLLQDVIGALVFLAAIVAAAGYVLELPVKGLLATSGVVAIVVGLALQSTLSDVFSGIVLNTTKPYQVDDFVVIDGVEGKVLDIDWRATHLLTSTGTLAVVPNSVAAKAKIVNLSRPTNLHGVSISIKVPNHIRPRRVLDALDRTLQGSSSLLLNPPPKAVLKEAGEEMSEYVASGFISELGKKSEVRNQLFDLAHRHLEAAGISRHPDGVIEPSTRARALLDEVKVFRSLSHEERDRLAESMVAQQYAAGQVVLGLDEVPDSLFVIATGVVSATVPDGTGQTEAGRMGPSEVMGEQSILADTPSQATFTALTSSIIYRLDKNLTRQCMEQRTEVSRALNKLQAVRQQNSRLALMAKPVAVRKGGFLGWLQKR; translated from the coding sequence ATGTCCTTCCTCCTCACTCACCTGCTGTCTCTGAGTGCCCTCCTGCTGGTGCTCGACGCGCTGCTCTGGCACTTCTCGCCCTTCACTCATCGCGCCCCGAGAGTCGGTGTGCGGCTGGTGCTGTTTCTGACGTTTACCGCGCTGGTGATTAACGCCGGCGTCAGTCCGTTGCAGGCACCGCTGTTGGCCGATGATCGCGTGGCGCAACTGGGCGCGACGGCGCTGGGGATTGTCTGGTGGCTGTACGCTGCGCGGGTGCTGACCGAAGTGATCGGTCTGGTGCTGATGCGGCGCATCGGTCACAGCGGTCGGTTGTTGCAGGACGTGATCGGCGCACTGGTATTCCTGGCGGCGATCGTCGCGGCCGCCGGTTATGTGCTGGAGTTGCCAGTCAAAGGTTTGCTGGCGACCTCCGGGGTGGTGGCGATCGTCGTCGGTCTGGCGCTGCAAAGCACCTTGAGCGACGTGTTCTCGGGGATCGTGCTCAACACCACCAAACCCTATCAGGTGGACGATTTCGTGGTGATCGACGGCGTCGAGGGCAAGGTGCTCGACATCGACTGGCGCGCCACGCACCTGCTGACCAGCACCGGCACCCTGGCCGTGGTGCCGAATTCGGTGGCGGCCAAGGCGAAGATCGTCAATCTCAGTCGCCCGACCAACCTGCACGGTGTCTCGATCAGCATCAAGGTGCCGAACCATATTCGCCCCCGGCGCGTGCTCGACGCCCTCGACCGCACCCTGCAAGGCAGCAGCAGCCTGCTGTTGAATCCACCGCCCAAAGCCGTGTTGAAAGAAGCCGGTGAAGAGATGTCGGAATACGTCGCCAGCGGCTTCATCAGTGAGCTGGGCAAGAAAAGCGAGGTACGCAATCAACTGTTCGACCTCGCCCACCGTCATCTCGAAGCCGCAGGTATTTCCCGGCATCCCGATGGCGTGATCGAGCCCTCGACCCGCGCCCGGGCACTGCTCGATGAAGTGAAAGTCTTCCGTTCGTTGAGCCATGAGGAACGCGATCGCCTCGCCGAGTCGATGGTCGCGCAACAGTACGCAGCCGGTCAGGTGGTGCTGGGGCTGGATGAAGTGCCCGACAGTCTGTTTGTCATCGCCACCGGTGTGGTCAGTGCGACCGTGCCCGATGGCACCGGCCAGACCGAAGCCGGACGCATGGGGCCGAGCGAGGTCATGGGTGAACAGAGCATCCTCGCCGATACGCCTTCGCAAGCCACGTTCACGGCGTTGACGTCGAGCATCATCTATCGCCTCGACAAGAACCTCACCCGTCAGTGCATGGAACAGCGCACAGAGGTGAGTCGGGCGTTGAATAAATTGCAGGCGGTGCGGCAGCAGAACAGTCGCCTCGCGTTGATGGCCAAACCGGTAGCGGTGAGGAAAGGTGGTTTTTTGGGATGGTTGCAGAAGCGCTGA
- a CDS encoding alpha/beta hydrolase, protein MNIVKKTLTASLLALSIGNAFAAESSGVEHNTQAFLNALATDGGKPLEQLSPKDARAVLTGAQASVKVDLSGVEVSDKAIKVDGQTINLKVVRPAKVKGELPVFMFFHGGGWVLGDFPTHQRLIRDLVVGSGAVAVYVDYTPSPEAQYPTAINQAYAATKWVAEHGKDIGVDGKRLAVAGNSVGGNMAAVVALMAKEQKTPALRFQLLMWPVTNAQFDDGSYQQFAEGHFLTKGMMQWFWDNYTTNPAERAQIHASPLNASAEQLKGLPAALVQTAEFDVLRDEGEGYARHLDAAGVPVTSVRYNGMIHDFGLLNPLSQIPEVKAAVRQAAAELKTHLN, encoded by the coding sequence ATGAACATCGTCAAGAAAACCCTGACCGCCTCCCTCCTCGCCCTGTCCATCGGCAACGCATTCGCCGCCGAAAGCAGCGGTGTCGAACACAACACCCAAGCATTCCTCAACGCCCTCGCCACCGACGGTGGCAAACCGCTGGAGCAACTGAGCCCGAAAGACGCCCGTGCGGTGCTGACCGGTGCCCAGGCTTCGGTGAAGGTGGACCTCTCCGGGGTTGAGGTCAGCGACAAGGCGATCAAGGTCGATGGCCAGACCATCAACCTGAAAGTGGTACGCCCGGCCAAGGTCAAAGGCGAGCTGCCGGTGTTCATGTTCTTCCACGGTGGCGGCTGGGTACTGGGCGATTTCCCGACCCACCAGCGCCTGATCCGTGATCTGGTGGTGGGTTCCGGTGCCGTGGCGGTGTATGTCGATTACACGCCGTCGCCGGAAGCGCAGTACCCGACTGCGATCAACCAGGCTTACGCCGCGACGAAATGGGTCGCCGAGCATGGCAAAGACATCGGTGTCGACGGCAAGCGCCTGGCAGTGGCCGGCAACAGCGTCGGCGGCAACATGGCGGCGGTCGTGGCCTTGATGGCCAAGGAACAGAAAACCCCGGCGTTGCGCTTCCAGTTGCTGATGTGGCCGGTGACCAACGCACAGTTCGACGACGGCTCGTACCAGCAGTTCGCCGAAGGCCACTTCCTCACCAAAGGCATGATGCAGTGGTTCTGGGACAACTACACCACCAACCCGGCCGAGCGTGCGCAGATCCACGCCTCGCCGCTGAACGCCAGCGCCGAACAACTCAAAGGCCTGCCCGCCGCGCTGGTGCAGACCGCCGAGTTCGACGTGTTGCGCGATGAAGGCGAAGGCTATGCACGGCACCTGGATGCGGCCGGTGTACCGGTGACCTCGGTGCGCTACAACGGGATGATTCATGACTTTGGCTTGCTCAACCCGCTGAGTCAGATTCCGGAAGTGAAGGCGGCCGTGCGGCAGGCGGCGGCTGAGCTGAAGACTCATTTGAACTGA
- the ycaC gene encoding isochorismate family cysteine hydrolase YcaC → MSVPYTRLNKDDAVVLLVDHQTGLISLVQDFSPNEFKNNVLALGDIAKFFKLPTILTTSFDAGPNGPLVPELREQFPDAPFIQRPGQINAWDNEDFVKAIKATGRKQLIIAGVVTDVCVAFPTLSAIAEGYEVFVVTDSSGTFNTTVQQAAWARMSAAGAHLLNWFSVACELQGDWRNDMEGLAHLLSERLPNYRNLINSYTKFTAK, encoded by the coding sequence ATGAGCGTTCCTTACACACGTCTGAACAAAGATGATGCGGTTGTGCTGTTGGTCGATCACCAGACCGGTCTGATCTCGCTGGTGCAGGATTTCTCGCCGAACGAATTCAAGAACAACGTCTTGGCGCTGGGCGATATCGCCAAGTTCTTCAAGCTGCCGACCATCCTCACCACCAGTTTCGATGCCGGTCCGAACGGCCCGCTCGTACCGGAATTGCGCGAGCAGTTCCCGGACGCGCCGTTCATTCAGCGTCCTGGCCAGATCAATGCCTGGGACAACGAAGATTTCGTCAAGGCGATCAAGGCCACCGGCCGCAAGCAACTGATCATCGCCGGTGTAGTGACTGACGTCTGCGTAGCGTTCCCGACCCTGTCGGCCATCGCTGAAGGTTATGAAGTGTTCGTGGTCACCGACTCGTCCGGCACCTTCAACACCACCGTGCAACAAGCGGCCTGGGCGCGGATGTCGGCCGCCGGTGCCCACCTGCTGAACTGGTTCTCGGTGGCGTGCGAGCTGCAGGGCGACTGGCGCAACGACATGGAAGGCCTGGCGCATCTGCTGTCGGAACGCCTGCCGAACTATCGCAACCTGATCAACAGCTACACCAAGTTCACTGCCAAATAA